The genomic window ACGGATGGATATTGTATTAATAAGGTTATTGACAAAGTTAAAAGCAAAATTGGGGATAAAGCAGCAGAGCAGTTAAAACAAACTGCTGTTGAGGTAGTCCAGAATTGCGTTCATTTCTACTCCATAACTTTTGGTTCTGGTGATGTTGGTGCTACAGGTACAGGTTTTGTTAGTCAGCCTCACAAGGGAAAAATAGCTGATGGTACTACCGGACTAATTTATGGCAAAGTCCAAAGCGGTAAAACCAATACTACCATTGCTACACTGGCACTTGCTCAGGCTAACCATTTTCGTTGTTTCATTGTCTTGACTTCTGATAATACCTGTCTAGGCGAACAAACTGCTGATCGTTTTGCCGAGCAACTTAAAGGTGGGCCTCGTATTTGTAATTGGAAAGAATGGAGAAATGATCCAGAAGACTTTGCAACTAATCAATTACTTGATTATATGAAAGATACTGGTGTTGTCCTAGTATCTACAAAGAATAAAAGTCATTTAGATAACTTATTGAAAGTTCTTAAGTATTCTAAAGCCAGTAGTGTGCCTACTCTAATATTTGATGATGAAGCTGATAATGCTAGCCCAAATACTAACGAAGCAAAACAGGCTAAAAAAGGTAAAGAGACAGTTCCAGATAGTGCAATTTTTGAAAAAATTGGCAATATTCGTAAAGAGGTAGGAAATCATATATATTTGCAGATTACTGCAACTCCTCAAAGTCTTCTATTACAAAATATTAATCATCCCTGTAAACCAGTTTTCTGTGCTGCTCTCCCTCAACCTGGTGATAGTTATATTGGAGGAAATTTATTTTTTTCAGATAACAGCAAATATTGCTGTACAAAAGTTGAATTAGAAGAGCTAGATCAATTAAAAAAACAGGGAGGCAAGATAAACCCTGGCAATAATTGGGATATACCTCCCGGATTGAGACTATCTCTATGCTGTTTCTTCTTAGGTTCAATATATAAAATAGAATCCGCAAAAAATTCAGAAGCTAAATACTCTTTTCTGGCTCATATTGACCACAAGCGTATCACTCATAGCACCTTAGAAAAGGTTATTCGCGGCTTTATTGCAGAGCTTGATAAGGCGCTTCGAGGAAAACTATCTGCTGCAAAGCGTGAAGAAGCAATGAAGTGGCTAAATCAGGCCTATACAGAGTTAAGTGAAACAGCAAAAAATCTCCCACCACTAAATGATTTAGTTATAGAGCTAGAGCATGAGCTACGGAATGCTATCCCAAAGGT from Nostoc sp. UHCC 0926 includes these protein-coding regions:
- a CDS encoding Z1 domain-containing protein, translated to MDIITDGYCINKVIDKVKSKIGDKAAEQLKQTAVEVVQNCVHFYSITFGSGDVGATGTGFVSQPHKGKIADGTTGLIYGKVQSGKTNTTIATLALAQANHFRCFIVLTSDNTCLGEQTADRFAEQLKGGPRICNWKEWRNDPEDFATNQLLDYMKDTGVVLVSTKNKSHLDNLLKVLKYSKASSVPTLIFDDEADNASPNTNEAKQAKKGKETVPDSAIFEKIGNIRKEVGNHIYLQITATPQSLLLQNINHPCKPVFCAALPQPGDSYIGGNLFFSDNSKYCCTKVELEELDQLKKQGGKINPGNNWDIPPGLRLSLCCFFLGSIYKIESAKNSEAKYSFLAHIDHKRITHSTLEKVIRGFIAELDKALRGKLSAAKREEAMKWLNQAYTELSETAKNLPPLNDLVIELEHELRNAIPKVIDASNPDKGLKYSSGMNILIGGNRLGRGVTIEGLMITYYGRDAKQKTMDTVHQHARMFGYRQELLDVTRLFLPQHILEDFRAIHEADEGMRQAIGDDPNNIQITPV